ATACTTAGGTGGTTCCTTCGACCCATTAGGCCGATACTCGGTAGCCTCGATCTTGCCACCACAAGAATCTTGGAATGCTGGCGACCGAACCCTCCTGTGCGGCGTGCAAGCAACCGACTCCTCGGGCACCGTCATCACCACCACCGGCAAAGCCGCGCAACAGGATCAATCCCGCGTGTTCGCGGTTGGTTCCTGCGTTGCGGTGGATAGCGCCAGCGCCACCAAAGCGGTTGACTGCTCGGAACCGCACCAATTGGAAACCACCGCAATTGTTGATCTCAAAACAGTATTCCCGGACGGAACCCCCAGCATTGAAGACCAAGATTCGCACCTGCGTAAAGCCTGTACACAGGCGGGTCGGGAGTACCTCGGCGGTGAGGAACAACTCTACCGTTCTACCCTGCAACCATTATGGACATCGCTGCCAGCTAACTCCTGGAACCGTGGTTCACACAGTGTTAACTGCTCACTGATGTTCGCTGACGGCGAGAACCTCGGCACATTGGTCGGCTCTGCGAAGGAAACTTTCACCATTAACGGCAACCCGCCAGAAAACCGTCCAGAACGCTCCCCTATTGTTAACCCGGAAGCGTTAGACAAAGTAGAACACTAACCCCACCCTGACACCAGGAGGTGTGCCGTGATCGATATTAGCGATGAACGCTTTGAACAACTCGTGGATCAGGCACTAGCCAGCATCCCCGACGACATCATGCAGCACATCTTAAACGTGGTCTTTCTTATTGAGGACTTTAACCCCGACAACCCGTGGATACTCGGTCTCTACCACGGAGTGGCGTTGCCGAATCGTACCTTCGATCACACAGGGTATTTACCCGACACCATCACGATTTACCGGCAAGCGCTGAAAAATTTCTGCCGCACCGAGGAACAACTGGTAGAACAAACCCGAATCACCGTCATGCACGAGGTCGGACACTATTTCGGTTTGGATGAAGACGATCTGGATCGACTCGGCTACGGCTAGCAGAAAACGTGATTACTGAGCCCCCTTTCGCGCGCCAGGCTCTAACGCAGTGATTCAGCTGTCCATGCATTTCGTGATGGCTTCTCACACGTTCAAAATTTCAAGGCACAAGTCCCGTAATTAGATCGTGCGAGACGAGTTGTTGGTGCCAAAACTTTCCAATGGCGCGAGTTTTTCAACGCAACTTCAACCTCTATCAGCTTTGATGATCGGCGTTTGGAACCAATCCGATACCGCAAATG
The nucleotide sequence above comes from Corynebacterium mustelae. Encoded proteins:
- a CDS encoding septum formation family protein; this translates as MDKKWRSAEALRIALVAALATVAAIGGYKLVSSSTPQPVAPVQSEASQSDNATNSISFTSADVGSCLTWKLDGGAIASFEQTDCAGPHRFEVASREDLAVYPSSEFGETAKLPNQTRQAQLREELCLDVTMEYLGGSFDPLGRYSVASILPPQESWNAGDRTLLCGVQATDSSGTVITTTGKAAQQDQSRVFAVGSCVAVDSASATKAVDCSEPHQLETTAIVDLKTVFPDGTPSIEDQDSHLRKACTQAGREYLGGEEQLYRSTLQPLWTSLPANSWNRGSHSVNCSLMFADGENLGTLVGSAKETFTINGNPPENRPERSPIVNPEALDKVEH
- a CDS encoding metallopeptidase family protein; translated protein: MIDISDERFEQLVDQALASIPDDIMQHILNVVFLIEDFNPDNPWILGLYHGVALPNRTFDHTGYLPDTITIYRQALKNFCRTEEQLVEQTRITVMHEVGHYFGLDEDDLDRLGYG